One window from the genome of Paraconexibacter algicola encodes:
- a CDS encoding RNA polymerase sigma factor — protein MRWLPTSSPQRRERRIAEGLRRGDEQALEALHEAVGRTVFGYLVQTLGDRGRAEDVFQQVLTEVWRRGDQFDAQRGSLLAWVMTITRSRAIDELRRRVPEPTDPQEMPVETVVDRGTDPDVLVERWTVADLLARLPQEEAELLRLRFHADLSQSEIAERTGLPLGTVKTRMVRGLRRLADLADDALAPAPAAAAAHASIELAPVPVVAATAQAAGSEAPA, from the coding sequence GTGAGATGGCTCCCCACGTCCTCACCCCAGCGCCGTGAGCGCCGCATCGCAGAAGGTCTGCGTCGCGGAGACGAGCAGGCGCTCGAGGCCCTGCACGAGGCGGTGGGCCGCACCGTCTTCGGCTACCTCGTGCAGACGCTCGGGGACCGTGGACGGGCCGAGGACGTCTTCCAGCAGGTGCTCACCGAGGTCTGGCGCCGCGGCGACCAGTTCGACGCGCAGCGCGGATCGCTGCTGGCCTGGGTCATGACGATCACGCGCTCACGGGCGATCGACGAGCTGCGCCGCCGCGTGCCCGAGCCCACCGACCCGCAGGAGATGCCGGTCGAGACCGTCGTCGACCGCGGGACCGATCCCGACGTCCTCGTCGAGCGCTGGACCGTCGCCGACCTCCTCGCGCGCCTGCCCCAGGAGGAGGCGGAGCTGCTGCGCCTGCGCTTCCACGCCGACCTCAGCCAGAGCGAGATCGCCGAGCGCACCGGCCTGCCCCTGGGCACCGTCAAGACGCGCATGGTCCGCGGCCTGCGCCGCTTGGCCGACCTCGCCGACGACGCGCTCGCCCCGGCGCCGGCCGCCGCGGCCGCGCACGCCTCGATCGAGCTCGCGCCCGTGCCGGTCGTCGCCGCGACCGCGCAGGCCGCCGGATCCGAGGCCCCCGCATGA
- a CDS encoding sensor histidine kinase, translating into MRLIRRAGLRTRVTLAYLAAIVAAIAIGGVLVNAALEARLTDALDETLETRTAAVGRLLVDRGGPAPGLTVGLDDPGETFTQVVGPGERLVSSSPGLPLRPLLDAAGRRAAVEGRDIRLRDVVVAGDDDGADEIDLEALEETGVEAYETDRARVLARQVRAGGVRYALIVGSTYEDHDEALREVRGALLLVLPVALVLVALAGGGAIVASLRPVERMRQRAAAIADPGSGERLPVPPGGDELARLGRSLNEMLDRLQRAAEHERALVSDVSHELRTPLAVIGGELELALQTLGDADPELRASLTVAADETRRLGRIAEDLLLLARADEQRLELQREPLAAGELLREQARRFAARATVAVQAPDGLRLDGDRLRLAQALGNLVDNALRHGRAPVTLHAWADGDAVVLAVRDAGDGFPAAFRERAFDRFSRAHEGRSGRGAGLGLAIVALIAEAHGGTATVHDAPQGGGEVRLRLRAT; encoded by the coding sequence GTGCGACTGATCCGCCGGGCCGGGCTGCGGACCCGGGTGACGCTCGCCTACCTCGCCGCGATCGTCGCGGCGATCGCGATCGGCGGCGTGCTGGTGAACGCGGCGCTCGAGGCGCGGCTCACCGACGCGCTCGACGAGACGCTCGAGACCCGCACCGCCGCGGTCGGCCGGCTGCTCGTGGACCGTGGCGGCCCGGCGCCCGGCCTGACCGTCGGGCTCGACGACCCGGGGGAGACCTTCACGCAGGTCGTCGGCCCCGGCGAGCGGCTCGTCTCGTCCTCGCCCGGCCTGCCGCTGCGACCGCTGCTCGACGCCGCCGGCCGACGCGCGGCGGTCGAGGGGCGCGACATCCGCCTGCGCGACGTCGTGGTGGCCGGGGACGACGACGGCGCCGACGAGATCGACCTCGAGGCGCTCGAGGAGACCGGCGTCGAGGCCTACGAGACCGACCGCGCCCGCGTCCTGGCCCGGCAGGTCCGGGCGGGCGGTGTGCGCTACGCGCTGATCGTCGGCTCCACCTACGAGGACCACGACGAGGCGCTGCGCGAGGTCCGCGGCGCGCTGCTGCTCGTCCTGCCGGTCGCGCTCGTGCTCGTCGCGCTGGCGGGCGGCGGGGCGATCGTCGCGTCGCTGCGCCCGGTCGAGCGGATGCGGCAGCGGGCCGCCGCGATCGCCGACCCGGGGTCGGGGGAGCGGCTGCCCGTGCCGCCCGGCGGGGACGAGCTGGCGCGGCTCGGCCGCTCGCTCAACGAGATGCTCGACCGCCTGCAGCGGGCCGCCGAGCACGAGCGGGCGCTCGTGTCGGACGTCAGCCACGAGCTGCGGACCCCGCTGGCGGTGATCGGCGGCGAGCTCGAGCTCGCGCTGCAGACCCTCGGCGACGCGGACCCCGAGCTGCGCGCGTCGCTCACCGTCGCCGCCGACGAGACACGGCGGCTCGGCCGGATCGCCGAGGACCTGCTGCTGCTCGCGCGCGCCGACGAACAGCGCTTGGAGCTGCAGCGCGAACCGCTGGCCGCCGGGGAGCTCCTGCGCGAGCAGGCGCGGCGGTTCGCCGCGCGCGCGACCGTCGCGGTGCAGGCGCCGGACGGCCTGCGGCTGGACGGCGACCGGCTGCGGCTCGCCCAGGCGCTCGGCAACCTCGTGGACAACGCGCTGCGTCACGGTCGCGCGCCGGTGACGCTGCACGCCTGGGCCGACGGGGACGCGGTCGTGCTCGCCGTCCGCGACGCGGGCGACGGCTTCCCGGCGGCGTTCCGCGAGCGGGCGTTCGACCGCTTCTCGCGGGCCCACGAGGGCCGCAGCGGCCGCGGCGCCGGGCTGGGGCTCGCGATCGTCGCGCTGATCGCCGAGGCGCACGGCGGCACCGCGACCGTGCACGACGCCCCGCAGGGCGGCGGCGAGGTGCGCCTGCGCCTGCGCGCCACCTGA
- a CDS encoding response regulator transcription factor: MRVLVVEDDPRMADMLRRGLERAGMTIDLAATGADADWMARSATYDAIVLDVGLPDTDGFAVCARLRAADVWSPVLMLTARDATADRVRGLDTGADDYVLKPFTFEELTARLRALARRGARERPAVLEAAGLRLDPAARRAWRGDTELALSAKEFTLLEAFLRRPGEVLTRAELLEAGWDMAYENRSNVVDAYVRLLRDKIDRPFGARSLETVRGHGYRLCD; the protein is encoded by the coding sequence ATGCGCGTGCTGGTGGTCGAGGACGATCCGCGGATGGCCGACATGCTCCGCCGGGGCCTGGAGCGGGCGGGGATGACGATCGACCTCGCGGCGACCGGGGCCGACGCGGACTGGATGGCGCGGTCCGCCACCTACGACGCGATCGTCCTCGACGTCGGCTTGCCGGACACCGACGGGTTCGCGGTCTGCGCGCGCCTGCGCGCCGCCGACGTGTGGTCGCCGGTCCTCATGCTCACCGCGCGCGACGCGACCGCCGACCGCGTGCGCGGGCTCGACACCGGCGCCGACGACTACGTCCTGAAGCCGTTCACGTTCGAGGAGCTGACCGCGCGGCTGCGCGCCCTCGCGCGCCGCGGCGCCCGCGAGCGGCCCGCGGTGCTCGAGGCCGCCGGGCTGCGGCTCGACCCGGCGGCACGGCGCGCCTGGCGCGGGGACACCGAGCTCGCGCTCTCGGCGAAGGAGTTCACGCTGCTGGAGGCGTTCCTGCGCCGTCCCGGCGAGGTGCTGACGCGGGCGGAGCTGCTGGAGGCCGGCTGGGACATGGCCTACGAGAACCGGTCCAACGTCGTCGACGCGTACGTGCGCCTGCTGCGCGACAAGATCGACCGGCCGTTCGGCGCCCGCTCGCTGGAGACCGTGCGCGGGCACGGGTACCGGCTGTGCGACTGA
- the acnA gene encoding aconitate hydratase AcnA, producing MSENPNSFDARATLSVGGRDLTIYRLDALQSQYDVARLPYSLKVLLENLLRTEGNGAVTKESIEALATWDAKADPSKEINFTPARVVMQDFTGVPAVVDLAAMRDAMADLGGDPSKIEPLVPAELVIDHSVQVDVFGSKDAFRRNAEIEFQRNEERYQFLKWGQQAFDSFKVVPPDTGIVHQVNLEYLARTVFVDDKTGTAYPDTVVGTDSHTTMINGLGVLGWGVGGIEAEAAMLGQPIPMLIPQVIGFKLKGELPEGATATDLVLTITEMLREKGVVGKFVEFYGAGVTALPLADRATIGNMSPEFGSTCAIFPIDAETIRYMRFSGRPDDLCELVEAYAKEQGMWHDEHAEEPTFSDTLELDLSTVVPSIAGPKRPQDRVALSDAASAFDEAIKAYMPGDGPTDQPGERAVEDEAPLATATRRSTDVALASGETCALKDGAVVIAAITSCTNTSNPSVMLAAGLLARNAVAKGLKAAPWVKTSLAPGSMVVTEYLERAGLIDDLEGLGFHNVGYGCTTCIGNSGPLPAEISAAIQENDLVAVSVLSGNRNFEGRINPDVKMNYLASPPLVVAYAIAGSMDVDLLNDPIGQADDGSDVYLKDIWPSTAEVAQTVEEAVQSDMFHKSYGQVFDGGPEWNALDVPTGDRFAWDADSTYVRKAPYFDGMPQTPEAVTDITGAKVLAKLGDSVTTDHISPAGAIKKDGPAGRYLEANGVEPKDFNSFGSRRGNHEVMIRGTFANIRLRNLLAPGTEGGVTRYLGPDGDASEVVAIADASEKYQAAGIPLVVLGGKEYGSGSSRDWAAKGTNLLGVRAVIAESFERIHRSNLVGMGVLPLQFPAGETADSLGLTGEETFDITGYADALNGGELPKTVKVKAGDVEFDAVVRIDTPKEADYFRHGGILLYVLRQIAAA from the coding sequence ATGTCCGAGAACCCGAACTCCTTCGACGCCCGCGCGACCCTCTCGGTCGGCGGCCGCGACCTGACCATCTACCGCCTCGACGCCCTGCAGTCCCAGTACGACGTCGCCCGGCTCCCCTACTCGCTGAAGGTCCTGCTCGAGAACCTCCTGCGCACCGAGGGCAACGGTGCCGTGACGAAGGAGTCGATCGAGGCGCTCGCCACCTGGGACGCCAAGGCCGACCCGTCCAAGGAGATCAACTTCACCCCCGCGCGCGTGGTGATGCAGGACTTCACCGGCGTCCCCGCGGTCGTCGACCTCGCCGCGATGCGCGACGCGATGGCCGACCTCGGCGGCGACCCGTCGAAGATCGAGCCGCTCGTCCCCGCCGAGCTCGTCATCGACCACTCCGTCCAGGTCGACGTCTTCGGCAGCAAGGACGCGTTCCGCCGCAACGCCGAGATCGAGTTCCAGCGCAACGAGGAGCGCTACCAGTTCCTCAAGTGGGGCCAGCAGGCGTTCGACTCCTTCAAGGTCGTCCCGCCGGACACCGGCATCGTCCACCAGGTCAACCTCGAGTACCTGGCGCGCACCGTCTTCGTCGACGACAAGACCGGCACCGCCTACCCCGACACCGTCGTCGGCACCGACTCGCACACGACGATGATCAACGGCCTCGGCGTGCTCGGCTGGGGCGTCGGCGGCATCGAGGCCGAGGCCGCGATGCTCGGCCAGCCGATCCCGATGCTCATCCCGCAGGTCATCGGCTTCAAGCTCAAGGGCGAGCTGCCCGAGGGCGCGACCGCCACCGACCTCGTGCTGACGATCACCGAGATGCTCCGCGAGAAGGGCGTCGTCGGCAAGTTCGTCGAGTTCTACGGCGCGGGCGTCACCGCGCTCCCGCTGGCCGACCGCGCGACGATCGGCAACATGTCGCCCGAGTTCGGCTCGACCTGCGCGATCTTCCCGATCGACGCCGAGACGATCCGCTACATGCGCTTCTCGGGCCGGCCGGACGACCTCTGCGAGCTCGTCGAGGCCTACGCCAAGGAGCAGGGCATGTGGCACGACGAGCACGCGGAGGAGCCGACCTTCTCCGACACGCTCGAGCTCGACCTCTCGACCGTCGTCCCCTCGATCGCCGGCCCCAAGCGTCCGCAGGACCGCGTCGCGCTCAGCGACGCCGCCTCGGCGTTCGACGAGGCGATCAAGGCGTACATGCCGGGTGACGGTCCGACCGACCAGCCGGGCGAGCGCGCGGTCGAGGACGAGGCGCCGCTGGCGACCGCGACCCGCCGCTCCACCGACGTCGCGCTCGCCTCCGGCGAGACGTGCGCGCTGAAGGACGGCGCCGTCGTCATCGCCGCGATCACCTCGTGCACGAACACCTCCAACCCGTCGGTCATGCTCGCCGCCGGCCTGCTGGCCCGCAACGCGGTCGCCAAGGGCCTCAAGGCCGCGCCGTGGGTCAAGACGTCCCTGGCCCCGGGCTCGATGGTCGTCACCGAGTACCTGGAGCGCGCGGGCCTGATCGACGACCTCGAGGGCCTGGGCTTCCACAACGTCGGCTACGGCTGCACGACCTGCATCGGCAACTCCGGCCCGCTGCCCGCCGAGATCAGCGCGGCGATCCAGGAGAACGACCTCGTCGCGGTGTCGGTGCTCTCCGGCAACCGCAACTTCGAGGGCCGGATCAACCCGGACGTGAAGATGAACTACCTCGCGTCCCCGCCGCTCGTCGTCGCCTACGCGATCGCCGGGTCGATGGACGTCGACCTGCTGAACGACCCCATCGGGCAGGCCGACGACGGCAGCGACGTCTACCTCAAGGACATCTGGCCCTCGACCGCCGAGGTCGCGCAGACCGTCGAGGAGGCCGTGCAGTCGGACATGTTCCACAAGAGCTACGGCCAGGTCTTCGACGGCGGCCCCGAGTGGAACGCGCTCGACGTCCCGACCGGTGACCGCTTCGCCTGGGACGCCGACTCCACCTACGTGCGCAAGGCGCCGTACTTCGACGGCATGCCGCAGACGCCCGAGGCGGTCACCGACATCACGGGCGCCAAGGTGCTCGCGAAGCTCGGCGACTCGGTTACCACCGACCACATCTCGCCCGCGGGCGCGATCAAGAAGGACGGCCCCGCCGGGCGCTACCTCGAGGCCAACGGCGTCGAGCCCAAGGACTTCAACTCCTTCGGCTCGCGGCGCGGCAACCACGAGGTGATGATCCGCGGCACGTTCGCGAACATCCGCCTGCGCAACCTGCTCGCACCGGGCACCGAGGGCGGTGTCACGCGGTACCTCGGCCCGGACGGTGACGCGAGCGAGGTCGTCGCGATCGCCGACGCGTCGGAGAAGTACCAGGCGGCGGGCATCCCGCTCGTCGTCCTGGGCGGCAAGGAGTACGGCTCCGGCTCCTCCCGCGACTGGGCCGCCAAGGGCACGAACCTGCTCGGCGTCCGCGCGGTGATCGCCGAGTCCTTCGAGCGCATCCACCGCTCGAACCTCGTCGGCATGGGCGTCCTGCCGCTGCAGTTCCCGGCCGGCGAGACCGCCGACTCGCTCGGCCTGACCGGCGAGGAGACCTTCGACATCACGGGCTACGCCGACGCGCTCAACGGCGGCGAGCTGCCGAAGACCGTCAAGGTCAAGGCGGGCGACGTCGAGTTCGACGCGGTCGTCCGCATCGACACGCCCAAGGAGGCGGACTACTTCCGCCACGGCGGCATCCTCCTCTACGTCCTGCGGCAGATCGCGGCGGCGTAA
- a CDS encoding PIN domain-containing protein yields MSVVADCSLLLAAYDKGATQHERAVAWLTRTDEELVLTPLAVAELEVAVRDGGGARAQAKVWHDLEVGAYTTRWWADALAESLRIARAHPALGLTNASLVALAERLRTTRIATFNPDFRTVKTTSGDELVLLPDDA; encoded by the coding sequence GTGAGCGTCGTCGCCGACTGCTCCCTGCTCCTCGCCGCCTACGACAAGGGCGCCACCCAGCACGAGCGCGCCGTCGCGTGGCTCACCCGCACCGACGAGGAGCTCGTCCTCACGCCGCTGGCGGTCGCCGAGCTCGAGGTCGCGGTCCGCGACGGCGGCGGCGCCCGCGCCCAGGCCAAGGTCTGGCACGACCTCGAGGTCGGCGCCTACACCACCCGCTGGTGGGCCGACGCCCTCGCCGAGTCCCTGCGCATCGCGCGCGCCCACCCGGCGCTCGGCCTCACCAATGCGTCGCTCGTCGCGCTCGCGGAGAGACTGCGGACGACGCGCATCGCCACCTTCAACCCGGACTTCCGCACCGTGAAGACGACGTCGGGCGACGAGCTCGTCCTGCTGCCCGACGACGCATGA
- a CDS encoding CopG family transcriptional regulator — protein MADQPVKKTSIYLSDELDARLAERAGEDGITKAEFIRRTLTAAVERPRRPKPSIGVFDSRRAGA, from the coding sequence ATGGCCGACCAGCCGGTGAAGAAGACCTCGATCTACCTCAGCGACGAGCTCGACGCGCGGCTCGCCGAGCGCGCCGGCGAGGACGGCATCACCAAGGCCGAGTTCATCCGCCGCACGCTCACCGCCGCGGTCGAGCGTCCGCGCCGGCCCAAGCCGTCGATCGGCGTGTTCGACAGCCGCAGGGCGGGCGCGTGA
- a CDS encoding metal ABC transporter substrate-binding protein, protein MTRPTTSRSAPSRSLLAAGLLTAALTVTACGDDDPGTAGSGGGDAAVKVVATTTQLGDFAREVGGDRVDVTQLLQANSDPHDYEPRPQDLREATGAKVMFVSGDDLDAWSGDVAKQAGIEGAVLDVGQGRPVEREGGHEHEDEEHAEEEGGKHSEEEGDEHGDVDPHWWHDPRNVEYAAQRIATKLAEVDPAGAPDYRARAAAYVTKVRALDQRLQRCFSAVPAAQRKLVSDHDAFGYLAARYDIEVVGAIIPATTTQAQASAGELTALARTIETEGVRAIFPESSLNPKLAEAISQRTGAKVGGTLYADTLGPEGSAGATYLSSEQANADALVRGFTGRSTGCAS, encoded by the coding sequence ATGACGCGCCCGACCACCTCCCGCTCCGCGCCCTCGCGCTCCCTGCTCGCGGCCGGCCTGCTGACCGCCGCGCTGACCGTCACCGCGTGCGGTGACGACGACCCGGGCACCGCCGGCTCGGGCGGCGGCGACGCGGCCGTCAAGGTCGTCGCCACGACCACCCAGCTCGGCGACTTCGCGCGCGAGGTCGGCGGCGACCGCGTCGACGTCACGCAGCTGCTGCAGGCCAACTCCGATCCGCACGACTACGAGCCGCGACCCCAGGACCTGCGGGAGGCCACGGGCGCGAAGGTCATGTTCGTCTCCGGTGACGACCTCGACGCCTGGTCGGGGGACGTCGCCAAGCAGGCGGGCATCGAGGGCGCCGTGCTCGACGTCGGGCAGGGGCGCCCCGTCGAGCGCGAGGGCGGCCACGAGCACGAGGACGAGGAGCACGCCGAGGAGGAGGGCGGGAAGCACAGCGAGGAGGAGGGCGACGAGCACGGCGACGTCGACCCGCACTGGTGGCACGACCCGCGCAACGTCGAGTACGCCGCGCAGCGCATCGCCACGAAGCTCGCCGAGGTCGACCCGGCGGGCGCCCCCGACTACCGCGCCCGCGCCGCCGCCTACGTGACGAAGGTCCGCGCGCTCGACCAGCGGCTGCAGCGCTGCTTCTCCGCGGTCCCCGCCGCGCAGCGCAAGCTCGTCTCCGACCACGACGCGTTCGGCTACCTCGCCGCCCGCTACGACATCGAGGTCGTCGGCGCCATCATCCCCGCGACGACCACCCAGGCGCAGGCCTCCGCGGGTGAGCTGACCGCGCTCGCCCGCACGATCGAGACGGAGGGCGTGCGCGCGATCTTCCCCGAGAGCTCGCTGAACCCGAAGCTCGCCGAGGCGATCAGCCAGCGGACCGGCGCGAAGGTCGGCGGGACGCTCTACGCCGACACGCTCGGGCCCGAGGGCTCCGCCGGCGCGACGTACCTGAGCAGCGAGCAGGCCAACGCCGACGCGCTCGTCCGCGGCTTCACCGGCCGCAGCACCGGCTGCGCGAGCTGA
- the rpsR gene encoding 30S ribosomal protein S18, giving the protein MARPTTDRPRRGKPRKRILLPEPISYLDIQTLSQFLTERGKIKARTQTGLSRRQQREVAQAIKRARELALLPYVRRDAPEPRRRGRGPA; this is encoded by the coding sequence ATGGCCCGACCCACCACCGACCGACCGCGCCGCGGCAAGCCGCGCAAGCGCATCCTGCTCCCCGAGCCGATCAGCTACCTGGACATCCAGACGCTGTCGCAGTTCCTCACCGAGCGGGGCAAGATCAAGGCCCGCACCCAGACCGGCCTCTCGCGCCGCCAGCAGCGCGAGGTCGCCCAGGCGATCAAGCGCGCCCGCGAGCTCGCGCTGCTGCCCTACGTGCGCCGCGACGCGCCCGAGCCGCGCCGCCGCGGGCGGGGCCCCGCGTGA
- a CDS encoding DUF1826 domain-containing protein: MITATATRTGLGQVVRATVPSDADAILDPAAALWRWERHLPDATARQAATLARTTRHAVRGEVPVADRVPAIEALLDELAPGRAADRRALTHDIAALAFLLARVGGATRVAVRIETDPSAGCPLLHVDSVALRLLCTYVGPGTAWLAEADAVREELGLRGRTPEQANAAIAPDASAIRHLAPGEVGILKGSSFPGCRHGLVHRSPVGDDDRLLVAVDLLDPPALQLRR; the protein is encoded by the coding sequence GTGATCACCGCGACGGCGACCCGCACCGGCCTCGGCCAGGTCGTGCGCGCGACCGTCCCCAGCGACGCCGACGCGATCCTCGACCCCGCCGCCGCGCTCTGGCGCTGGGAGCGGCACCTGCCCGACGCGACCGCGCGCCAGGCGGCCACGCTCGCGCGCACGACGCGCCACGCCGTCCGCGGGGAGGTCCCGGTCGCCGACCGCGTCCCCGCGATCGAGGCGCTGCTCGACGAGCTCGCCCCGGGCCGCGCCGCGGACCGCCGCGCGCTCACCCACGACATCGCCGCGCTCGCCTTCCTGCTCGCCCGCGTCGGCGGCGCCACCCGCGTCGCGGTCCGCATCGAGACCGACCCCTCGGCGGGCTGCCCGCTGCTGCACGTCGACTCGGTCGCGCTGCGGCTGCTGTGCACCTACGTCGGCCCGGGCACCGCGTGGCTCGCGGAGGCCGACGCCGTCCGCGAGGAGCTCGGTCTCCGCGGCCGCACCCCGGAGCAGGCGAACGCCGCGATCGCCCCCGACGCGAGCGCGATCCGGCACCTCGCTCCTGGCGAGGTCGGGATCCTCAAGGGCTCGAGCTTCCCCGGCTGCCGACACGGCCTCGTGCACCGCTCCCCCGTCGGCGACGACGACCGCCTCCTGGTCGCCGTCGACCTCCTCGACCCACCCGCCCTGCAGCTGCGGCGATGA
- a CDS encoding Fur family transcriptional regulator yields MSTDVARDNGDWIEEAHRALAAGGHRTGGARTVVVELLGRVGGGVTAQELAMLAQQGPRPASLASVYRTLGILVDLGRLHPVDVGNGIARYELVLPDGQHRHHVVCRRCARTDVFEDEPLEEAIHAVERRTPFVVETHDVVLRGLCPDCAQDDGD; encoded by the coding sequence ATGAGCACGGACGTCGCGCGGGACAACGGCGACTGGATCGAGGAGGCGCACCGCGCGCTGGCCGCCGGCGGCCACCGCACCGGCGGCGCGCGGACCGTCGTCGTCGAGCTGCTCGGCCGCGTCGGCGGTGGCGTCACGGCGCAGGAGCTCGCGATGCTCGCGCAGCAGGGCCCGCGGCCCGCGAGCCTCGCCAGCGTCTACCGGACGCTCGGCATCCTCGTCGACCTCGGTCGCCTGCACCCCGTCGACGTCGGCAACGGCATCGCCCGCTACGAGCTCGTGCTGCCCGACGGCCAGCACCGCCACCACGTCGTCTGCCGGCGCTGCGCCCGCACCGACGTGTTCGAGGACGAACCGCTCGAGGAGGCGATCCACGCCGTGGAGCGGCGCACCCCGTTCGTCGTCGAGACGCACGACGTCGTCCTGCGCGGCCTGTGCCCGGACTGCGCGCAGGACGACGGCGACTGA
- a CDS encoding flavin monoamine oxidase family protein: MERIDTQIVVVGAGLAGLAAARELTAAGREVVVLEARDRVGGRLLNHDLDGVGVVELGGQWVGPTHTRVHAWIRELGLATFPTHDTGDALFEDRGVLRRYGGALPRLSPVALAEVAVAQLRLERMARRVPAATPWEAPHASVWDGTTLASWLRRNVRTRLGRAFFELVCEGLFCAQPQEISLLQFLAAVRASGGLEAMLETEGGAQQDRVVGGSQLLAIRAADTIADRVRLGAPVRAVAVSGDRVLVRADGVEARARRVIVALPPTLAARLAYAPALPGGRDQLAQRSVMGAVAKCMAVYETPFWRADGLSGQATCTTGPVRIVFDNSPRDGAAGVLLGFLEGDAARRLGALAPDERRALVLEAFVRLFGARAGRPLDYVERVWAEEEFSRGGYAGFCVPGALASLGPHLRRPCGRIHWAGTETAEAFGGYMEGAVLSGERAAREVLAAEPAAPVPAAQGV, from the coding sequence ATGGAGCGGATCGACACCCAGATCGTCGTCGTCGGAGCCGGGCTCGCGGGCCTCGCCGCCGCACGGGAGCTGACCGCCGCGGGGCGGGAGGTGGTCGTGCTCGAGGCGCGCGACCGGGTCGGCGGTCGCCTGCTGAACCACGATCTCGACGGCGTCGGCGTGGTCGAGCTGGGCGGCCAGTGGGTCGGGCCCACGCATACGCGCGTCCACGCGTGGATCCGCGAGCTCGGGCTCGCCACGTTCCCGACCCACGACACCGGGGATGCGCTGTTCGAGGACCGCGGCGTCCTGCGCCGCTACGGCGGCGCGCTGCCGCGCCTGAGTCCCGTGGCCCTGGCGGAGGTGGCCGTCGCGCAGCTGCGGCTCGAGCGGATGGCCCGGCGCGTCCCGGCCGCGACGCCGTGGGAGGCGCCGCACGCCTCCGTGTGGGACGGCACGACGCTCGCGTCGTGGCTGCGCCGCAACGTCCGGACGCGCCTGGGACGGGCGTTCTTCGAGCTGGTCTGCGAGGGCCTGTTCTGCGCGCAGCCGCAGGAGATCTCGCTGCTGCAGTTCCTCGCCGCGGTGCGCGCCAGCGGTGGTCTGGAAGCGATGCTGGAGACCGAGGGCGGCGCCCAGCAGGACCGCGTGGTCGGCGGCTCGCAGCTCCTGGCGATCCGCGCGGCGGACACGATCGCGGACCGGGTGCGGCTCGGCGCGCCGGTGCGGGCGGTCGCCGTCTCCGGGGACCGGGTGCTCGTCCGCGCCGACGGCGTGGAGGCCCGGGCGCGGCGGGTGATCGTCGCGCTCCCCCCGACGCTGGCGGCCCGCCTCGCCTACGCCCCGGCGCTCCCGGGTGGCCGTGACCAGCTCGCGCAGCGCTCGGTGATGGGGGCGGTCGCGAAGTGCATGGCGGTCTACGAGACGCCGTTCTGGCGGGCGGACGGGCTCTCCGGGCAGGCGACGTGCACGACCGGCCCGGTGCGGATCGTGTTCGACAACTCGCCGCGTGACGGTGCGGCCGGTGTGCTGCTCGGGTTCCTGGAGGGGGACGCTGCGCGGCGCCTGGGCGCGCTGGCGCCGGACGAGCGGCGTGCACTGGTGCTCGAGGCGTTCGTGCGCCTGTTCGGGGCTCGCGCCGGCCGTCCGCTCGACTACGTCGAGCGCGTCTGGGCCGAGGAGGAGTTCTCGCGCGGTGGGTACGCGGGGTTCTGCGTGCCCGGGGCGCTGGCGTCGCTCGGGCCGCACCTGCGCCGACCGTGCGGCCGGATCCACTGGGCCGGGACCGAGACGGCCGAGGCGTTCGGCGGCTACATGGAGGGCGCGGTCCTCTCGGGGGAGCGAGCGGCGCGGGAGGTGCTGGCGGCGGAGCCGGCGGCGCCGGTCCCCGCCGCGCAGGGCGTCTGA